In Phocoena phocoena chromosome 3, mPhoPho1.1, whole genome shotgun sequence, the DNA window AAGGGGAAGTctggggggggtgggagagggggcgTCCTCCTGCCCTAAGTCTCCTTCTCACCCTGCTCCCCATTCTGGGGGTCCCAGTCTCCTCGCCTCCCACCCCATTCTGAGAGGATCCCATACTCTGCCATTACACGTGACTGCGATCCTGGTAGGGGATGACTGGGGTCAGTTTCGTGCCTCTTTGCGCGCGGTTTCCCTATCAGGCCCCTGAGCCCAACTCCCGGTTGTTCTGCGCAGACGGTGGGGGATGAATGaggtctgtcattaattttgggtTCCCCCTCCCCTCGGGACAGATCTTATTCTGCACCCTAAACAGCCACAAAGTGGACATGCAGAAACTCCTAGGCGGCCAGATAGGGTTGGAGGACTTTATCTTTGCCCACGTGCGCGGCGAGACCAAAGAGGTGGAGGTCACTAAGACCGAGGACGCCCTGGGACTGACCATCACTGACAACGGGGCTGGCTATGCCTTCATCAAGGTGCCCGTGGGGGCGGGTGGCTTCCCGGGTgcccctctctgcccctctctggTGTGAACAGGACCTGGGAGGGGCCGCTGGGGTGGCCCTGGGAGTGACTCTGGGTCCCTGCAGAGGATCAAGGAAGGCAGCATCATCAACCGGGTCGAGGCAGTGTGCGTGGGCGACAGCATTGAGGCCATCAACGACCACTCAATCGTGGGCTGCCGCCACTACGAGGTCGCCAAGATGCTCCGGGAGCTGCCCAAGTCGCAGCCTTTCACCCTGCGCCTGGTTCAGCCCAAGAGAGCTTTCGGTGAGGGCCACCTGGGGCCCAGGGGGCAGGCTGGTGGGGGGCGGCGGGGAAGCTCTTCCAGAAATTGGTCCTCTGCATGCACCGGGTGGCAAAGGGCGGGGGCATGGGACAGGATGGAAGGTTCTAGGTGCCTCTGGTGACAGGACAGGGAGCTTCTGGCACTGTATGAGGAACAGGAGGGTCATTTCTAGATTGTCATAGAGTTGGTCTGGGCATGGGGGTCGGGGGAGGCTTGGGAAGATTGGGAAAGGATGAGGAGGTATCTGGATCTATTTTGTAGCTGGTCTGGGAGCTTTTAAAGTACTGCTATGAGGCTCTGGTGAGTTCTTGAAAGTGACTCTCAAAGGGAGCTCTAGAATGCAGCTTTTCAAAGAGAAGTCTGTGACTGGTCCATGGATGAGATAAGGAGGTCCCCGTCGAAGAAGGATTCTTCACCTCAGCACTATTCACATCTGGGGCTGGATGATTGTTGTGGGGCGGTCTTGGGCACTGTCAGGTTCGACCTAACAGGTGCCAGTGTCTCCCCTGAGTTGTAACAATCAAAAGCGTCTCTAGGTATTGTCAATGtcacggtggggggggggggggaggcggtGGCAAAATCacactcctccccccacccccgccccccgtgcCAGCTGGGTTGAGAACCTTGATCTAGAATGTAGATCACCTTGTTTAGTTCAGCAGACAATCGTTTTCCGTAAGTAGACTTTCtcaaggaaggaagcaggatgcTAATTTCCATTCTGGCACAGCCCTCTTATCTCATCATGGACTGGCCCTTTGAGTCACCCTGTCCCAGAACAAGAGGTTCTAAAGGTGCCCTGGCCCATCTGGAGGGAGGTCCCTGGAGAGTGCGACAGGATGGGGTCCTAGATCTGCCCTGGAGCAGGACAGTGAACTCTGAGAGCCGTGAGCAGGTTAGGAAGAGCCAATTCTAGAGCAAGGAGCTTTCTAGATTGATCCTCTGGGCACAAAGAGAATCTTAAGCAGTCTCTTCTAGAGAAAGTCATgttgagaggaggagggaaatttGAGGGAAGAAAGGATTCTCAAGTATGGTCCCTGAGGATTCACCCATGGACATAAGGAGGACTTTGAACGGTAGGAATGTTCTAGAAAGGCTCAGCTGGTGGCTTCTGAGTGTTTAGGAAGATATGGATCTGCCCAGAACACATGCACCTCCTCCACTCTGTCCCCTCCAGATATGATCGGCCAGAGGAGCCGGAGCAGCAAATGCCCCACGGAGGCAAAAGTCAGCAGTGGGAGGGAGACCCTGCGGCTTCGGTCTGGGGGGGCCGCCACTGTGGAGGAAGTGGTGAGTGGAGGGGAGAAGGGTGGACATCAGGGTCTCTTGCACCTAGAGTTCTATCGCTGACTCAGCATGACCTTGGGTAAGACCCTTTCCTTTGCCCAGCCTCAGTTTCGCTACCTGCAAAGTGGGCCCTTGTCAGTCAGGGCAGTAATGGTGGGAGCAGAAGCATTGACTAATGTGTGGTCCCAGTCTGCTGTCACCTAAGGAGtgggggactggggagggggctgggccgGAGTGATCCCAGGCTTCTGACCCTCTGCTTTGCTCCCTACGACCCCAGCCTAGTGAATTTGAGGAGGAGGCATCTCGGAAGGTGGATGACCTGCTGGAGAGCTACATGGGCATTCGGGACCCAGAGCTGGGTAAGGGGCCAGGGTAAGCCGGGTGGACCCTGGGGGGAGGACAGCCCATGGGGAGGAGGCAAGGGTCCCAGGGGAAGCTGGCGTCCCCCCAGGGAGCGCCCTCACCCACTTCCCCTCGGCTCGGCCTGCAGCGTCCACCATGGTGGAGACGTCCAAGAAGACAGTGAGTGTCCAGGAGTTTGCACGCCATTTAGACTCCGTTTTGGGCGAGTTCGCCTTCCCGGACGAGTTTGTGGTGGAGGTGTGGGCCGCCATCGGCGAGGCCAGGGAGGCCTGTGGCTAGTCTGCCCCGGGGCCGAGCGCAGCCCCAGCCCGGAGCCCAGCCCCCTGTCCCAGCCCTCCCGGCCAGTTCCCCAAGCCCAGCCCTGCTCTGGAGTCCAGAAGCCCAGATCTGAGACCCAGCCCTGCTCtagagcccagcccagctcagagtCCAAGCCCAGATCTGAGACTGGTATCACCTCTAGAACCCACACCAGTTTTGAGACTGAGCCCAGCCCTGAGACTCGGCCATGCTCTAGAACCCAGCTCAGCTCGGAGACCAAGCCCAGATCTGAGACCAAATTCACCTCTAGAACCCATACTAGTTTTGAGACCAAGAGCAGCCCTGAGACCCAGCCCTGCTCTAGAACCCAGCCAGGCTCAGAGACCAAGCCCAGATCTGAGACCCAGCCCTCCCCTAGAACCCAGCTCAGCTCGGAGACCAAGCTCCCCTCTAGAGCCAAGGCCAGCTCTGAGACCACGTTCACCTCTAGAACCCATACCAGTTTTGAGACCAAGCCCAGCTCTGAGACCAAGCCCTGCTCTGGAACCCAGGATAGCTCTGAGGCCCAGTTCATCACTAGAACCCAAGCCAGTTCTGAGATGCAACCCAGCTCCAGAACCCAGCTCTCCTCTAGAACCCAGGACAGCTCAGAGACCAAGCCCAGATCTGAGACCCAGCCCTGCTCTAGAACCCAGCTCAGCTCGGAGACCAAGCTCTCCTCTAGAGCCAAGGCCAGCTCTGAGACCACGTTCACCTCTAGAACGCATACCAGTTTTGAGACCAAGCCCAGCTCTGAGACCAAGCCCTGCTCTGGAACCCAGGACAGCTCTGAGGCCCAATTCACCACTAGAACCCAAGCCAGTTCTGAGATGCAACCCAGCTCCAGAACCCAGTTCTCCTCTAGAACCCAGGACAGCTCAGAGACCAAGCCCAGATCTGAGACCCAGCCCTGCTCTAGAACCCAGCTCAGCTTGGAGACCAAGCTCCCCTCTAGAGCCAAGGCCAGCTTTGAGACCATCTTCACCTCTAGAACCCATACCAGTTTTGAGACCAAGCCCAGCTCTGAGACCAAGCCCTGCTCTGGAACCCAGGACAGCTCTGAGGCCCAGTTCATCACTAGAACCCAAGCCAGTTCTGAGATGCAACCCAGCTCCAGAACCCAGCTCTCCTCTAGAACCCAGGACAGCTCTGAGGCTAAGCTGAGCTCTGATATAAAGTCAAGTTTGGGAACCCAGACAAGTTTTAAGAGCCACCCCGGCTCTGAAATCAATCCTAGTTCTGAAAGTCAGGCCAGCTTTATGACCCAGCCCTGCCTTAAAACTCGACCCAACTCTGGAACGCAAGACAGCTCCATGACCCAGTTGTACCTGGACACCTGGTCTAGCTCAGAAACGCCAGTTAGTTCTGGAACCCAGGTGAGACTCAAGAAGCAGCCCAGTTCCAGAAGCCATGTCAGCTCAGGATTCAAAGACAGTTCCGAAACGCAACCCTATTCTCACGCCCAGACCAGCTCAGGAGCCCAGATGCACGCTGCAGAGCAGTCCAggcccagaccccacccccatACTAGGGCCCAGCCCAGCTCCAATGATGAATCCAGCTCAGAGACTGAGCCCAGCTCTATACCCCAGACTAGTGCAACAAGCAGGCCTGTCTCCAGAATTCAGACAAGCTCTGGACCCCCATCCATCTCTGGGGCAAGGCCCGCCTCCAGAGCTCCACTTGATGCCAAGACCCGCCCTCACTGCAGAACACAGAGCGGCTCTAGAACGTCATCCAGCTCCGGGACCCAGACAGACTTCAAGGCTTGGCCAATTTCCAGAGTTCAGTCCAGCTCAGGCACCCCACCCAGCTCCAGAACTCAGCTcagttctagagcacaggctggcTCTGAAATCCCATCCAGCTCTAAAACACAGTCAATTGCCGAGACCTACTTGAGTTCCAGAGTCCAGCTAAAGTCTGGGCCTGGGACCCAGACCAATGCAGCAACAGACTTAAGCTCCACAGCTCTGTCGAGCTCTGAGAGCAGGCCCAGCTCCAGGATCCAGCCCTGCCTGGGAACTCAAAACACCTCTGGGACCCAGCTCATCTCAGAAACCCTGCCAAGCTCTAGAAACCAACTCCAGACCACACCCCCAGGCAACTCTGGTATTGAGCCGGACTTTGGGAGACAGACCAGCTCCGGAACTCAGCTCATCTctacagcccagcccagctctgggACCCAGACCAGTTCAAGAATACAGCCCAGTTCTGGAACCCAACCCAGCTCCGGAACGCAGACCAGTTCTGGAACCCAGCTCATCTCTGAGACCCAGCCCAGTGCAATAATGCAGCCCCTCTCTGGAGTCCACCTCATTTCTGGAACCGAAACCAGCTCCGGAACGCAGACCAGTTCTGGAACCCAGCTCAACTCTGAGACCCAGCCCAGCTCTGGAGCCCAGCTCAGCTCCAGAACCCAGTTCAGCTCTAGAACTCAGTTCAGATCTGAGACTCACCACAGCTCTGAAACCCAGACCAGTTCAAGAACCCAGCCCAGCTCTGGAATCCACCTTAGTTCCAGAACCGAATCTGTTTCTGAAACCCAATCCAGCTCCAGAAGCCAGACCAGCTCAAGAATACAGCTCAGCTCTAGAAATGGGCTCCGCCCACCAACCCCTGGCCTTGACCCCAGAACCCAGGCTGATCCCACTCCCCCAGCCCGACCTCAACACCCAGGCCCACCACTCAGAGCCCCACCTACAGGTCCTAGGAGGGTCTCTCACCCTCAGTCCCATGATCGGCTTCAAGGAGCCCAGGCCGATACTGGCCCAGGCCGAAGCCCATCCACTTCTGCCCTGTTCCCACGGCCGTGGTCCCCCTCCGTCCCGCAGAAACCAGCCCTTCCCCCCAAGCCCCAGCTGAGACCCCAGAAGTCCACCCCACCCACCAAATCTGTCATCCCTAGTTCTGCCACCAGGGCGGCCCTCCTGCATTCCCAGCCCCCTGAACCTTCAGCTCAggggcctgccccctcccccgagCTCAGGGAGCCAGGGCCAGCTCCGCCAGCATCAGAGCCCCTCCCCTACCATGGGGGGCTATAGCTTGGGGGTGACATACTTGTGGCCCCCatcccctctcctgcccctcccagcctggGTCCCCCAGAAGCAGCAGGTGACCTCATTCGCCCACAGGCGGGGTGTGGGGGCGGTGAGGGAGGGTGGACACAGGGGCTTTGGTTTCACCCGGGCCTGGCTCTGGGAGCTGTAAGCAGATCCCAGGTCTGTGGAGGGGAGGCGGGgtgaggcgggggtggggggggggagttgGGGCAGGAGGCGGTTTCCCCCTCATGTACCTCGAGGGCTCATGGGGAATAAAGGCACCTCCCACCCCTGCAGCCCTGTGTGTCATTTTTGGGGGGTGTTTGGGGGAGAGCAGAGGAAAGGGCAGGTGTGAGGGTCTGGGGGGCTGACATGACAGCACCAGATGCTTCTTATGTGGCTACGATGTGCCAGGCGCATTGTTAAGTGCCAAGTGTGCAGGTGCTCATGGACCTGCAGACACACGGCGCTCTAGACAAACTCAGTCGTTCGGCCATTCTGTCTgcctttactgagcacctactatgggccaggAGCTGCTTGTTCAAGGCATGGGGAGTCTGAAGGGCTGAGCGAATAGATGGCTAAACCACAAGCTTATGAGGGAGTGCATCCCATCTGCCGTGGAGGAAGCAGGCGTGTACGCCATGGTCCCTGTGTGTCTTGCCCTCtcttttcctcacctgcaaaatgggttTAATCCCAGAACCCTCTCCTAGGGGCTGTAGGGAGGCTTCCAGGAGATCCAAGCTGTAAAGTGCTTAGGGAAGACTCAAtaaaggaagtggggagaggagctggaagCCAGCCCAACCTCTTGGGGCTTCCGCAGCCCCCCAGTCCTGCTCGGCTGCCACACGGTTGGATAGGAATATTGATACAAGAAACTTCAATAATTGACAATTTCAGAGCCAAAAGAGATTATATTTTGGCAAGAGAGGGAGTCTCTTGGCCGTTCTCATTCAACCTTTTCTAGACAGAGCCTTCTCAAATTGGGCTGTCAAAGGGAATCAACTGTACCCCAGTAAGTAGGTCATATTCAGGGGTCAGAGGGTGTCAGAGTCCCCCATTTCTGGAGGATTTCTGCAAGGGGAGGCTTACACGTCTGCTTTCCTCCAGATACCATCCCAGCATTGCCCACACCCTTCCTGGGATTGGGAGGGGTCTCTgagtggggagggggcggagagaggggaggggctttGGAAAGGGGAGTCAGGGAAGAGTTGGAGGGTCCCCAGGGATGACGGAAGACAGCACACAATCCTGCCACTCAAACTGTCCATCCTGCACTCCTGGCTCCTGGACTTCCGAACAGGCAGATGCGACTGACAGGGAGGACAAAGTTTAGATGGGGGACATGCTGGCAGGGTGCTCTGTCCTTCCAGAGCTGCCCCCGACGTCCAGCCCTGGCCCTACTGCATCGTGGACCTGCGGGTGAGCTGGGGTTGCAGGGAGAGCGACCTGGGCCGGGTACTGAGGCGAGGGTGGAGGCGCCGGATCACCGCCCGGCGAAACAGGATGTACACCCAGGGGTCGAGGATCTGGTTCCAGGTGGCCACGCGCAGGTAGATAAGCAGCTGCTTCTCGGTGGCTCGGGACAGCTGCCCAGTCGGGCTCATGGCAGGCGGGCTCCGCAGCACCGTCTGGGCGATAAAGACCtgcggggggaggggtgtgtgtgcgtgtggccAGAGCGGTCAGCCGGGGGCCAGGCCGgccaccagccctgccctccaccaGTACCTGCCCGGGCCACCTGCCATCCACCGAGATCCCGTGCTGATTTTGTCCCCGAGGTGCTGTGTGACCCCGGGAGAGCtgcctgacctctctgagcttcagctgatgtggccaaaaaatagcACACTTTTCCTGCTCCTCTCCTGGGCACAATTAAACGTGGTGGACAAGAGGACTTGCGGGTGCGAGCAGGTGGAATCACTGTGACTGCCAGTTTTattattctatcaaacatttatattttatacaaattttataatataatatcaaATTATGGTATAAAAttgtatattaaataattaaattttatgttgtttattttgtcagtttatattatattaaagtttatagtttataaaattttatgttaaataatgtttgttaaattcttatattaaatcactttaatatattttattaaatattggatgttatatttaatattatacaatatataatgtaataagGTGTTTACAGATTATCATAGAATATAGTTACCTAATAATTAATATATTGTTAAttataactattatatatagttatgttatatatattctatagtatttaaagttatatatgtaattatataatatataacataattatAAGGATGTGACTATACATTACATAATGACTgacataattattattaattaataacaTGTAATTATAGCTATATGTTATATAGTATTTaacaattatataatatatattatatgattgaTATATTATTAAGTATGAATGAATAATATATAACTATAGTTATATGTTATATAGTATTTAACAGTTGtataatatataactatatattatataatgattgatataattgttaaatattaaataataagtaATTATAGCTATATGTtatacagtatttaaaaattatataatgattgatataattattaattctaatctaatctaattaattataattattatatttcataattataatcaaattgggactatatttaatataattatattcataTTGTATTGCatgtattatattaaaataaattttttctttttttttttggctgcaccatacagcttgcggaatcttagttccctgaccagggattgaacctgtgccctcagcagtgtaaatgcagagtcctaaccactggaccgctaggaaattccccccaaattattattttaaaattgtttcctgagcacctagagTGTGCTGGGCAATTCTGGGGACACTGCAGTGGCCAAGACAGACCCAGGTCCCACTTGCACAGGTTCACAGGCTCACAGCCCCATTAGGACACGTGACCAGGTGGTTGCAACTTGGCGGTGGGAGTGGGGGTGACCTAGCAGTGATGGAGGCACTGTTGGAGCCCAGAGTAGGAGCCTGACCGGGCTTGGGAGAGGTAACCAGATGGCGAATAGGAGTTTCCCAGGTGAGTTTGAAGGAAGTGTCTGTGGGCCTTTCTTCTGGGACAATAGGGAGCTACGGGAGGTTTTAGAGCGGGAGTTAcctcatgggccaaatctggcctgccacctgtttttgttttgctttgtttttgcctttttggtttgttttgttgttttgctaaGAATGTTTTTACATGTGTCAAtggtgagagaaaaaaattagaaagcatattttgggggttttttaatttaaaaaattttttatttttattttttattttttggccatgtcacGCAGCATGCTCGACTaggaatcgaacccacaccccctgcagtggaagcacggagtcttaaccactgggccaccagggtaGTGGCCTAGAAAGCATATTTTGCGACGTGACAATGACacgaaattcaaatttcagagtCCGTAAATGAAGTCCTATTGGTGCACAGCCACGCCCGTTTGTTTCCATGTAGCTTTCATGCCACAGCAGCAGAGCTGCGTCGTTGTCACAGAGACTGTGTTTAAAGGGCTTACTATATGGCCTTTTAGGAAAAACTTTGCTGTCCAAGGGGACCAGGAATCGTTTAATGATTCAATGATTCTACCTAGGATGCCTTCCTGGTTTTTACCTAACAGTTCAACTTCTATTTATCCTACAAAGCCTCAGTTCCAATGGTTCAGAACAGGGCAGGGCTCATCCTGGGTATTTCAAGAGAGTCaaggctggagggcagggagaaaGAAGAAGCTGAGACAGATCCTTGTCAGGGACCTCTTGgtgaaggtgacatttgagggaAGACATGGAGGAGTGAGGGAGTGATCCATGTGGAGATCTGGGGTGggggaaagcattccaggcagagggtacagcccagtgcaaaggtcctggggcaggacCGAGCCTGGCAT includes these proteins:
- the GIPC3 gene encoding PDZ domain-containing protein GIPC3 → METTAVREARGAEAPRLPAPPPSPAEPPAASPTPAAPRARPRLIFRTQLAHGSPTGKIEGFTNVRELYAKIAEAFGIAPTEILFCTLNSHKVDMQKLLGGQIGLEDFIFAHVRGETKEVEVTKTEDALGLTITDNGAGYAFIKRIKEGSIINRVEAVCVGDSIEAINDHSIVGCRHYEVAKMLRELPKSQPFTLRLVQPKRAFDMIGQRSRSSKCPTEAKVSSGRETLRLRSGGAATVEEVPSEFEEEASRKVDDLLESYMGIRDPELASTMVETSKKTVSVQEFARHLDSVLGEFAFPDEFVVEVWAAIGEAREACG